Proteins from a genomic interval of Trichoderma breve strain T069 chromosome 2, whole genome shotgun sequence:
- a CDS encoding carboxylesterase family domain-containing protein: MPPRWKPEAAAIVQLPTTSVPSYMQTIVGKQSPISEDIEEFRGIPYAHVPGRWEHSQLRDRLPRDVFDATQNGPRCPTQKKGDSRAFQSYLPFPDDREDEFECLNLLVVRPSKEALAKHNIDTEATQLPVLVWIHGGGFADGAATDPVWDPTRLVLRALAEKTPLIAVSINYRLNIFGFGGSSDMLAVQDRHGSLKGVNFGLYDQKVALIWIKCNIAAFRGDSTKVTIMGHSAGGICCHLHLLEAELGTKKPLFRKAGLMSGSCGDLDLTSLDKADERWADLYRLWSVQADNPADRLNMLRRIPAKDLLSSISEIHWRLFALVIDQLTVRESNLGCGVSVHLGQGGLDVQIKSADESIQVMLSTTDDEFRGFVQMANWNYATFRSLFTSSYPSEAAAEDILQAYGIRPASSDEELFEAFSEFISDVTIIHKVHRAGEFFKAYRGEQALLQGKDPKRVGVQSYHFEFGNPFPGPMKGIAHHGVELIYAFDNFHDALEKTDRGILGGYIEPHQKLAETTVPQPLSNTDNGKYRHSNIDLAYELQDKLIQFVVEDCQETDQRTSPDEITTFSHDRSVRVDNWSSNEKWVLKRKKLELLNKDLASLTTATRRLVGSVIGMAL; the protein is encoded by the exons ATGCCTCCCCGGTGGAAGCCAGAAGCGGCTGCCATTGTGCAATTGCCTACAACTTCCGTCCCCAGCTACATGCAAACCATTGTCGGCAAGCAATCGCCCATCTCCGAAGACATCGAGGAGTTTCGTGGTATTCCGTACGCTCATGTGCCAGGGAGATGGGAGCACTCGCAACTAAGAGATCGTTTGCCGCGTGATGTATTCGACGCTACACAGAACGG GCCACGATGCCCTACGCAAAAGAAAGGCGACTCGCGTGCGTTTCAATCATATTTGCCGTTCCCAGACGACCGCGAAGATGAGTTTGAGTGCCTGAATCTTCTTGTCGTGCGCCCGAGCAAGGAAGCGCTCGCGAAGCACAACATCGACACCGAGGCGACCCAACTACCTGTGCTTGTTTGGATTCATGGTGGTGGCTTCGCAGATGGCGCGGCCACAGATCCAGTATGGG ATCCCACCCGGCTTGTCCTTCGTGCTCTCGCTGAGAAGACTCCTCTTATTGCAGTGTCTATTAACTATCGTCTCAACATATTTGGCTTCGGCGGTTCATCCGACATGCTTGCAGTCCAAGACAGACATGGCTCTCTTAAGGGCGTGAATTTTGGTCTGTACGATCAAAAAGTTGCCTTGATCTGGATAAAATGCAACATTGCAGCGTTCAGAGGAGATAGCACAAAGGTCACAATCATGGGCCATTCCGCCGGCGGAATttgctgccatcttcatcttctcgagGCGGAATTGGGCACGAAGAAACCGCTATTCCGTAAGGCTGGTCTGATGTCAGGGTCATGTGGAGATCTTGATTTGACATCGTTGGACAAAGCAGACGAGCGTTGGGCAGACCTGTACCGATTGTGGTCAGTCCAAGCTGACAATCCAGCGGATCGACTCAACATGTTGAGAAGAATACCTGCCAAAGATCTTCTAAGTAGCATCTCGGAGATTCACTGGAGGCTTTTTGCGTTGGTCATTGACCAATTGACCGTCAGGGAAAGCAACTTGGGCTGCGGCGTTTCGGTCCACCTTGGGCAAGGTGGATTGGACGTTCAAATCAAGTCGGCCGATGAAAGCATTCAAGTCATGTTGAGCACAACGGACGATGAGTTCAGAGGTTTTGTCCAGATGGCTAACTGGAATTATGCTACATTTCGCTCTCTTTTCACGTCTAGCTATCCCTcagaggcagcagctgaggATATTCTTCAAGCATACGGTATCAGGCCTGCATCATCAGATGAAGAGCTATTTGAAGCATTCTCTGAATTTATATCTGATGTCACAATAATACATAAAGTACATCGTGCCGGCGAATTCTTCAAGGCTTACCGTGGGGAACAAGCTCTCCTTCAAGGAAAGGACCCCAAGCGTGTGGGTGTACAATCTTACCATTTCGAGTTCGGCAATCCCTTCCCAGGTCCCATGAAAGGAATTGCGCACCATGGCGTTGAGTTGATCTATGCCTTTGACAATTTCCATGACGCGCTGGAGAAGACTGACCGGGGGATTCTGGGGGGTTATATTGAACCCCATCAAAAGCTTGCGGAAACTACTGTACCTCAACCACTATCAAACACTGATAATGGAAAGTATCGCCATTCCAATATTGACTTAGCTTATGAATTGCAGGATAAGCTAATCCAATTTGTTGTCGAAGATTGCCAAGAGACCGACCAGCGCACGAGTCCCGATGAGATTACGACGTTTTCTCACGACAGATCGGTTCGCGTGGATAATTGGTCTAGTAATGAGAAATGGGtattgaagaggaagaaattaGAGCTCTTGAATAAGGatttggcttctttgacaACTGCTACGAGGAGACTTGTAGGGAGCGTCATAGGTATGGCCCTCTAG
- a CDS encoding alpha/beta hydrolase fold domain-containing protein translates to MLSSGPSQTEAWTHGDAARVINKAVKALGFSRYAVQGGDVGSLIASTLAANYYDSVAAIHLNLLPSLDRVSADDSSLSNTEKTAIVRAEQRFLTPTIGAAMLQSTRPATIGAMVSSSPLALLAWIGEKFLEWPDDPINIDELLTNVLLYWFTETMPRCIYTYRGTFINGHQYSFAPFKQPFGYSWFLRELVPGPRRIVEKKGNLVFYRQHEKGGHFAALERPVEFLQDVEDFIAVAWPRND, encoded by the exons ATGCTTAGCTCGGGGCCAAGCCAAACCGAAGCATGGACTCATGGAGACGCAGCACGCGTGATCAACAAAGCAGTCAAGGCTCTCGGTTTTAGCCGTTATGCTGTACAAGGAGGAGATGTTGGATCTCTAATCGCTTCGACCCTGGCCGCAAACTATTATGACTCGGTCGCAGCCATCCATC TCAATCTGTTGCCAAGTCTGGACAGGGTCAGCGCCGATGACTCCTCGTTATCCAACACGGAAAAAACCGCCATCGTTCGTGCAGAACAGAGGTTCTTAACCCCAACAATAGGGGCCGCTATGCTGCAGAGCACAAGGCCTGCCACAATTGGGGCCATGGTTTCGTCCAGTCCCCTCGCTCTATTGGCGTG GATTGGCGAGAAATTTCTTGAATGGCCCGACGACCCAATTAATATTGATGAGCTTTTAACTAACGTTTTGCTCTATTGGTTCACTGAGACGATGCCGCGATGTATCTATACATATCGCGGGACGTTCATCAATGGGCATCAATATTCATTTGCACCATTCAAGCAGCCATTTGGCTATTCCTGGTTCCTGCGGGAGCTTGTCCCCGGTCCAAGGAGGATAgttgagaaaaaaggaaatctAGTCTTCTATCGGCAGCACGAGAAG GGAGGGCACTTTGCAGCTCTTGAGAGACCTGTTGAATTTCttcaagatgttgaagatttCATTGCCGTCGCTTGGCCTCGTAATGATTGA
- a CDS encoding short chain dehydrogenase domain-containing protein: MFSPKSTATEVAKALATQIRGKTVLITGVSPGSLGSATAMAIASQQPQRLLLGSRTMKNIHSVIDNIHSVYPSTVVEPILMDLSSQRSVRAAAADINSRISKLDVLINNAGIMAVPDRTLSEDGIEIQFATNHLGHFLFTNLILKKLQAAAKDAKNEGDTRIINLSSNGHRISPVRFSDWNFENKTVPPEEQADEEAYKSRGQTLEWSNGYEKLVAYGQSKTASILFSLYLRNNLVESGILSFSVHPGTIMTNLIRHMDLAKLQASTKNAPAGGNAPALKSLDQGAATSIFAAFDPSLNAESSIYLEDCHNGIAEAYASDPDLAAKLWKLSESIVGQSFSLKVESDA, translated from the exons ATGTTCAGCCCTAAATCTACAGCAACAGAAGTTGCAAAGGCTTTGGCAACACAAATTCGTGGCAAGACGG TATTGATCACTGGCGTAAGCCCCGGAAGTCTTGGATCCGCTACGGCGATGGCCATTGCCTCACAACAGCCGCAGCGCCTGCTCCTTGGCTCACGCACAATGAAAAACATCCATTCTGTGATTGATAATATTCATTCTGTATATCCATCCACTGTTGTGGAGCCAATATTGATGGATCTATCATCCCAGAGGTCTGTTcgtgctgcagcagcagacatTAACTCTCGCATTTCGAAGCTAGAtgttctcatcaacaatgctGGAATTATGGCTGTGCCAGATCGCACACTGTCTGAAGATGGCATTGAAATCCAGTTTGCGACcaatcatcttggccacttCCTATTCACCAACTTGATTCTCAAGAAACttcaagctgcagcaaaagatgccAAGAACGAAGGAGACACACGCATTATTAacctcagcagcaacggTCATCGCATTTCGCCGGTTCGATTCAGTGATTGGAACTTTGAGAACAAGACCGTGCCTCCGGAAGaacaagcagatgaagaggcgtACAAAAGCCGAGGCCAGACTTTGGAATGGAGCAACGGATATGAGAAACTTGTAGCATATGGCCAGTCCAAGACAGCCAGTATACTGTTCTCTCTATATTTGCGGAATAACTTGGTCGAAAGTGGGATATTGTCATTCAGTGTGCATCCAGGAA CTATCATGACAAATCTCATCCGACACATGGACTTGGCTAAACTGCAAGCCTCCACTAAAAATGCGCCAGCGGGAGGAAACGCCCCTGCCCTCAAATCTCTTGATCAGGGTGCCGCAACTTCAATTTTTGCGGCCTTCGATCCATCGCTAAATG CTGAATCATCTATATACTTGGAAGACTGTCATAATGGTATTGCTGAAGCTTACGCCAGCGACCCTGACTTGGCAGCTAAACTCTGGAAGCTCAGTGAATCTATCGTTGGGCAAAGCTTCTCGCTAAAAGTAGAGTCTGATGCATAG
- a CDS encoding transferase family domain-containing protein, giving the protein MDFLFGRKPGPVHIPGDRIVPLHFFEKSPLVQGNNFAVSLVFDDVLDPEKLRDSLEGLVKRDGWQRLGGRLRKNAAGEIEWHIPAEFTAERPAIAFAHIDHGMSAASHPAASKIPQPSTRPAVLGDPDTLADLAWEAGYQPGGISDYLTSDRPVLGLRVNSFTDKTIVVLQWQHVAFDALGMQYVVAGWSSMLWGKTDQIPTPCGFDTDPFDPMAKGSRPITEQHVLSDKRVGFGGLLQWGLGYGVDMLVRAKENRMVCIPETYWRVQLGKALEELRAEATAKGEDVSKVFLTENDILTAWTIRCIVNSMEMNSDRTVATSIAMSLRKAFEGDLIPSSDEHPYVGNAYGWANVLVKAGDVSSKPLSWLARQVRRAINEQGTRAQHEAYHDMVRTSYSGLPVIVFGDGTMAQIGFSNWSKAGLFDLDFAPARKTPKGDVPCRPSYVQENHGPIKPADGWFIFGKDENGNYWSSACRVKGQWAKFQAQIDEDFKDA; this is encoded by the exons ATGGACTTCTTGTTCGGACGAAAGCCTGGTCCGGTGCACATACCGGGCGATCGAATCGTGCCACTACATTTTTTTGAGAAGAGCCCGCTTGTGCAAGGCAACAACTTCGCGGTCTCTCTCGTTTTCGATGACGTGCTTGATCCAGAGAAACTTCGCGATTCTCTTGAAGGACTCGTCAAACGGGATGGGTGGCAACGTCTTGGAGGTCGGCTTAGGAAGAAT GCCGCTGGCGAGATTGAATGGCATATTCCCGCAGAGTTCACAGCTGAGCGCCCAGCAATTGCGTTTGCCCACATTGATCATGGCATGTCTGCCGCTTCCCATCCGGCAGCCTCCAAGATACCGCAACCCAGTACTCGGCCTGCCGTCTTAGGTGATCCAGATACTCTAGCGGACTTGGCTTGGGAGGCCGGATACCAACCTGGAGGAATCAGCGACTACCTCACTTCTGATCGTCCTGTCTTGGGCCTGCGCGTCAACTCCTTTACTGACAAGACAATCGTGGTACTGCAGTGGCAACATGTTGCATTTGATGCCCTAGGGATGCAGTACGTCGTGGCAGGCTGGAGTTCCATGCTTTGGGGCAAGACGGATCAGATCCCGACGCCATGCGGATTTGATACGGATCCATTTGACCCAATGGCAAAAGGTTCCCGTCCAATCACGGAACAACATGTCTTGTCTGACAAACGGGTTGGTTTCGGCGGCTTGCTCCAATGGGGTCTCGGATATGGTGTTGATATGCTTGTTCGAGCTAAAGAGAACCGCATGGTTTGCATCCCCGAAACGTACTGGCGAGTGCAATTAGGTAAGGCCTTGGAAGAGCTCCGTGCCGAAGCAACCGCGAAAGGCGAGGATGTTTCGAAAGTGTTTTTGACTGAGAACGACATCTTGACGGCTTGGACCATTCGCTGCATTGTTAATTCCATGGAGATGAACTCTGATAGGACA GTTGCTACTTCAATAGCCATGTCCCTGCGTAAAGCTTTTGAAGGCGATCTAATTCCATCCTCAGATGAACATCCTTATGTAGGCAATGCCTACGGATGGGCCAATGTGCTAGTCAAGGCAGGCGATGTCTCCTCCAAACCTTTAAGTTGGCTCGCTCGCCAGGTCCGTCGAGCCATTAACGAGCAGGGAACGCGCGCACAGCATGAAGCCTATCACGACATGGTACGGACGTCTTACTCTGGCCTTCCTGTTATCGTCTTTGGTGACGGTACTATGGCTCAGATTGGCTTCTCCAACTGGTCCAAGGCCGGTCTATTTGACCTCGACTTTGCCCCCGCCCGTAAAACACCCAAAGGCGATGTACCATGCAGACCGTCCTATGTTCAGGAGAATCACGGCCCTATCAAGCCTGCTGATGGCTGGTTCATCTttggaaaagatgaaaatggAAATTACTGGAGTTCTGCTTGCAGGGTGAAAGGGCAATGGGCCAAGTTCCAGGCGCAGATTGACGAGGATTTTAAGGACGCTTGA
- a CDS encoding zinc carboxypeptidase domain-containing protein, giving the protein MKTFIPFALLALSNVSSGCLLPHERDDAAGLKPLVRRQGSNGAPIGSGDRFSGGATAPRGLGTQSSSASIGTILNTKEVISGIQGLANTYGIETFNTPYKTQNGATVVGARVGGTGGNCTDAYRVYFNGNIHARERGSADSVLYFISDLLYANKNNVGLTYGSRSYTNAQVKTALAAGIVFVPLSNPDGVAYDQSSNSCWRKNRNPNGGVDLNRNFDFLWDFRNLFASSAQSSVASTSPSSETYHGTSAFSEPETKNIKWVMDTHSKIRWYIDLHSYAGDVLWSWGSDENQSSYPTMNFLNGTYSKVRGILTDTPSPGRGYGEYIPQADSDTQIAVAKRVASALTAGGGRSYTAFQSADLYPTSGASDDYAYSRHFADPTKNLIHAYTVEFGFENSAASCPFYPTVSTFNSNLRATSAGFMEFLLAATDNGLGDATTC; this is encoded by the coding sequence ATGAAGACATTTATTCCCTTCGCGCTTCTTGCGCTCTCCAACGTGTCCTCGGGATGTCTCCTGCCCCACGAGCGAGATGATGCCGCTGGATTGAAGCCTCTTGTCCGTCGCCAGGGTAGCAACGGAGCTCCAATTGGCTCAGGCGATAGATTCAGTGGCGGTGCAACTGCGCCGCGAGGACTTGGAACTCAATCCTCATCTGCTTCAATCGGCACGATCCTCAACACCAAGGAGGTTATCAGTGGCATACAGGGCCTCGCGAACACGTACGGAATCGAGACATTCAACACTCCGTACAAGACTCAGAATGGCGCAACTGTCGTCGGAGCGAGAGTCGGGGGTACTGGAGGCAATTGTACCGACGCCTATCGTGTCTACTTCAACGGCAACATCCACGCTCGAGAGCGTGGTTCCGCCGATAGCGTCCTATATTTCATCTCCGATCTGTTGTACGCCAACAAGAACAACGTCGGACTCACGTACGGATCCAGGTCGTACACCAACGCCCAGGTAAAGACGGCTCTGGCCGCGGGAATTGTCTTCGTCCCTCTGAGCAACCCCGATGGAGTGGCCTATGACCAGTCATCAAACAGCTGCTGGCGAAAGAACCGCAACCCCAACGGTGGAGTTGACCTGAACCGCAACTTCGACTTCCTCTGGGACTTCCGCAACCTGTTCGCCTCCTCGGCGCAGTCAAGCGTTGCCTCAACCTCTCCTAGCTCCGAGACATACCACGGAACCAGCGCTTTCTCTGAGCCTGAGACCAAGAACATCAAGTGGGTGATGGACACACACTCCAAGATCCGTTGGTACATCGACCTTCACTCATATGCAGGCGACGTCCTGTGGAGCTGGGGCAGCGATGAGAACCAGTCCTCGTATCCCACCATGAACTTCCTCAATGGGACTTATAGCAAAGTCCGCGGTATTCTCACCGACACTCCCTCTCCCGGCAGGGGCTATGGCGAGTATATCCCCCAGGCGGACTCTGATACTCAGATCGCCGTGGCCAAGCGTGTGGCCTCAGCCTTGACTGCAGGTGGCGGCAGGTCTTACACGGCTTTCCAGTCGGCCGACCTGTATCCCACATCGGGAGCCAGCGACGATTATGCCTACTCACGACACTTCGCTGATCCCACCAAGAACCTCATCCACGCATACACTGTCGAGTTCGGTTTCGAGAACAGCGCTGCATCATGCCCCTTCTACCCCACTGTCTCCACGTTCAACTCCAACCTCCGAGCAACCAGTGCTGGTTTCATGGAGTTTTTGTTGGCAGCTACCGACAATgggcttggagatgcaaCAACTTGTTAA
- a CDS encoding saccharopine dehydrogenase NADP binding domain-containing protein — MQRKYDIVLLGATGFTGGLIVEYMAATFPASLRWAIAARNKAKLEALAREFKVEATGGSIIVLDVNSEAEIQNLVKSTRVIINVIGPYPTTCGPVVFKACAENGTDYVDCSADMPWVQDMIRGHHKSAQVSGAKMIVTCGLDAVPPDLTTYLAVSHIRKSFNTPTREVIVSLQEMRGTISSGTINSMASVYTLYEPGRYAEATAPFAISPRKPTSEKAKTSLFPGSGFFGTQTLDSLGRVVAKEGQGNDTAIVGRSWDLYAPDDSNTTTGGYGPNFHFSARPRIPSTVRDFIRVLPLISVGFLLSFSFTRFILTRFIYPEGYSPDPKRLKDHRFSHRTLAVADTGDESTTKRAMVDFKFQGDQYKFTGIAMVEAAVTLLQGGTEAHRLGGGVMTPAMLGDKYAENLQRPGSGVEISIRAEGW; from the exons ATGCAGCGGAAGTACGACATCGTGCTCCTTGGAGCAACAGGCTTCACGGGAGGCCTTATAGTAGAATACATGGCCGCCACATTTCCAGCATCCTTGCGATGGGCGATTGCGGCCCGGAATAAAGCAAAGCTCGAAGCACTGGCCAGGGAATTCAAAGTAGAAGCTACAGGAG GATCCATTATCGTCCTGGATGTGAACTCTGAAGCAGAGATCCAGAATCTTGTGAAGTCAACACgagtcatcatcaacgtTATTGGTCCATATCCAACAACTTGTGGACCTGTAGTGTTCAAAGCATGTGCTGAAAATGGCACTGACTATGTCGACTG CAGCGCGGATATGCCCTGGGTACAGGATATGATTAGAGGACACCACAAATCAGCTCAAGTTTCGGGTGCAAAA ATGATTGTCACTTGTGGCTTGGACGCTGTGCCGCCTGATCTAACAACATATCTCGCCGTATCCCACATTCGCAAATCCTTCAACACGCCGACACGCGAAGTCATTGTTTCATTACAAGAGATGAGAGGCACCATCAGCAGCGGCACTATCAACTCAATGGCCTCTGTTTACACGTTATATGAACCGGGCCGCTACGCAGAGGCGACCGCGCCGTTTGCAATCTCTCCTCGTAAACCTACAAGCGAGAAGGCAAAGACTAGCCTTTTCCCAGGCTCTGGTTTCTTTGGAACACAGACTTTGGATAGCCTCGGCCGTGTAGTAGCAAAAGAGGGACAAGGGAACGACACGGCTATTGTGGGACGAAGCTGGGATTTATATGCACCAGACGATTCTAACACCACCACCGGCGGATATGGGCCTAATTTTCACTTTTCTGCGCGACCTCGAATACCCAGCACTGTGCGCGATTTCATCCGTGTTCTGCCTCTTATCAGTGTCGGGTTTTTACTGAGCTTCTCTTTTACAAGATTTATCCTCACTCGATTTATCTACCCAGAGGGTTACAGTCCAGACCCCAAACGGCTCAAGGACCACAGGTTCAGCCATCGAACACTGGCGGTGGCTGATACTGGAGACGagtcgacgacgaagagagCTATGGTGGACTTCAAGTTTCAAGGTGATCAGTATAAGTTTACTGGCATCGCAATGGTAGAGGCTGCTGTGACCCTTCTTCAGGGCGGGACAGAGGCGCACCGGCTAGGCGGCGGTGTTATGACGCCCGCGATGCTTGGGGATAAATATGCCGAAAATTTGCAGCGCCCAGGATCAGGCGTGGAAATTTCGATTAGAGCAGAGGGCTGGTAA
- a CDS encoding short chain dehydrogenase domain-containing protein, with protein MGGFNPERDIPSLSGKVCLVTGANSGLGEAAVTAFAQHGPKKIYLAARSQIKAEEAIERIKASSAAARSVNIEFLELDLASLESVKTAAARINAEADRLDILHLNAGVASVPASLTKEGYEVHFGTNYLGHALLTQQLLPKLLETAALPNADVRIISVSSSYHRLEGTSDGISFDKLKTTMEGTGGVVLYAQATLAKVLFARELARRYPSITTLSMHPGIVRTEIWKGKKDASLLMRTFLRPLVSLIGVAPEEGVKTQLWCTVSKDVKNGAYYEPIGKANMRGKFTEDDELAGELWSWTDKELLAHDAPGWVEA; from the coding sequence ATGGGCGGTTTCAATCCAGAAAGAGACATTCCATCGCTGAGCGGAAAAGTCTGCCTCGTCACTGGAGCAAACTCTGGGTTGGGTGAGGCAGCCGTAACAGCGTTCGCCCAGCACGGCCCCAAGAAGATCTATCTTGCAGCTCGCTCTCAGATtaaagctgaagaagctaTTGAACGTATCAAAGCAAGCTCTGCCGCAGCTCGATCTGTCAACATTGAATTTCTGGAATTAGACCTCGCCTCTCTGGAATCGGTCAAGACAGCGGCAGCTCGAATCAATGCTGAGGCGGATCGCCTTGATATCCTCCACTTAAATGCCGGCGTAGCGTCAGTACCGGCCTCGCTCACAAAAGAAGGATACGAAGTGCATTTCGGAACCAACTACCTGGGTCATGCGTTGCTgacgcagcagctgctgcccaAACTGCTGGAGACAGCGGCACTACCCAATGCCGACGTTAGAATTATCTCTGTATCATCCTCATATCACCGTCTGGAAGGAACTAGCGACGGAATCTCTTTTGATAAACTAAAGACAACCATGGAGGGTACTGGTGGCGTTGTCTTGTATGCGCAAGCCACGCTGGCCAAGGTACTTTTCGCTCGAGAACTTGCCAGGCGGTACCCAAGCATAACTACGTTGTCAATGCACCCGGGCATAGTTAGAACGGAAATCTggaaagggaagaaggatGCAAGCTTGCTGATGCGGACTTTCCTCCGTCCTCTGGTGAGCTTGATTGGAGTTGCCCCTGAGGAAGGCGTAAAGACACAGCTTTGGTGCACGGTTAGCAAGGACGTGAAGAACGGCGCATATTATGAGCCGATAGGGAAGGCAAATATGCGTGGAAAGTTTACGGAGGATGACGAATTAGCGGGCGAGTTGTGGAGTTGGACGGATAAGGAGTTGCTCGCTCATGACGCACCTGGATGGGTTGAGGCATAG